From the Gallaecimonas mangrovi genome, one window contains:
- the accC gene encoding acetyl-CoA carboxylase biotin carboxylase subunit: MLDKVVIANRGEIALRILRACREMGIKTVAVHSTADRDLKHVLLADESICIGPAPSPQSYLNIPAIIAAAEVTNAVAIHPGYGFLAENADFAEQVENSDFIFIGPKADTIRLMGDKVSAIAAMKKAGVPCVPGSDGSLNDDEARNKSIAKRIGYPVIVKASGGGGGRGMRVVRNEGELTSAIATTQAEAKAAFGNPEVYMEKFLENPRHIEIQVLADGQGNAIHLGERDCSMQRRHQKVVEEAPAPGITDAMRKAIGERCARACVEIGYRGAGTFEFLYENGEFYFIEMNTRIQVEHPVTEMVTGVDLIKEQLRIAAGQPLSISQSDVVIRGHAMECRINAEDPRTFIPSPGKITRFHSPGGLGVRWDSHIYAEYKVPPNYDSMIGKLIAYGENRDVAIARMQNALSELVVDGIKTNIDLHKIIMKDENFYNGGTNIHYLEKKLKAMEGQS, encoded by the coding sequence ATGTTGGATAAAGTGGTTATTGCCAACCGGGGTGAGATAGCGCTGCGTATTCTGCGCGCTTGCCGCGAGATGGGCATCAAAACAGTGGCGGTTCACTCCACTGCTGACCGGGATCTCAAGCATGTGTTGTTGGCCGACGAAAGCATTTGTATTGGCCCGGCACCTTCTCCCCAAAGCTATTTAAATATCCCGGCAATTATTGCGGCGGCTGAGGTAACCAACGCGGTTGCCATTCACCCAGGCTACGGCTTTTTGGCAGAAAACGCCGACTTTGCTGAGCAGGTTGAAAACAGCGATTTTATTTTCATTGGCCCGAAAGCTGACACCATCCGCCTGATGGGTGACAAAGTGTCTGCCATCGCTGCCATGAAAAAAGCGGGCGTGCCTTGCGTGCCGGGCTCCGACGGTTCCCTGAACGACGACGAAGCGCGCAACAAGTCAATTGCTAAGCGCATCGGTTACCCGGTGATCGTTAAGGCATCTGGCGGTGGCGGCGGTCGCGGCATGCGCGTGGTGCGTAACGAAGGCGAACTCACCAGCGCTATTGCCACCACCCAAGCGGAAGCCAAAGCGGCTTTTGGTAACCCGGAAGTCTATATGGAGAAGTTCCTTGAGAACCCTCGCCATATCGAGATCCAGGTTCTGGCCGACGGCCAGGGCAATGCCATTCACTTGGGCGAGCGTGACTGCTCTATGCAGCGCCGTCACCAAAAAGTGGTGGAAGAAGCGCCAGCACCCGGCATTACTGACGCCATGCGTAAAGCCATCGGTGAGCGTTGTGCCCGTGCTTGTGTTGAGATTGGCTATCGCGGCGCTGGCACCTTTGAGTTTCTGTATGAAAACGGCGAGTTTTATTTCATTGAAATGAACACCCGTATTCAGGTTGAGCACCCGGTTACCGAAATGGTTACCGGTGTGGACCTCATCAAGGAACAGCTGCGCATTGCTGCTGGCCAGCCGCTGTCTATCAGCCAGTCGGATGTGGTTATCCGTGGCCATGCCATGGAATGCCGTATCAACGCTGAAGATCCGCGCACCTTTATTCCAAGCCCCGGTAAAATCACCCGTTTCCATTCTCCGGGTGGCCTGGGCGTGCGTTGGGACAGCCACATCTACGCTGAATACAAGGTTCCGCCTAACTACGATTCCATGATCGGTAAGCTGATTGCTTATGGCGAAAACCGCGACGTAGCTATTGCCCGTATGCAAAATGCGCTGTCTGAGCTGGTTGTTGATGGTATTAAAACCAATATCGACCTGCACAAGATCATCATGAAAGACGAGAACTTCTACAACGGTGGTACCAACATCCACTATTTGGAGAAGAAGCTCAAAGCGATGGAAGGCCAGTCCTGA
- the accB gene encoding acetyl-CoA carboxylase biotin carboxyl carrier protein translates to MDIRKIKKLIELVEESGINELEITEGEEAVRISRGANAAMMPMQYSVPQVAPAAAAAPAPAAAAPAAPAAPAKEEISGNVQKSPMVGTFYRASSPGAKNFAEVGQQVNKGDTLCIIEAMKMMNQIEAEVSGTVKAILVENGEPVEFDEPLFIIE, encoded by the coding sequence ATGGATATTCGTAAAATAAAAAAGCTGATCGAGCTTGTAGAAGAATCTGGCATTAACGAGCTGGAAATCACTGAAGGTGAAGAAGCGGTACGCATCAGCCGTGGTGCTAATGCAGCAATGATGCCGATGCAATACAGCGTACCGCAGGTTGCTCCCGCTGCCGCTGCCGCGCCCGCCCCTGCTGCTGCGGCTCCCGCTGCACCTGCCGCGCCGGCCAAAGAAGAGATCAGCGGTAATGTTCAAAAGTCCCCCATGGTGGGTACTTTCTACCGTGCATCCAGCCCAGGTGCGAAAAACTTCGCCGAAGTTGGTCAACAGGTCAATAAGGGTGACACCCTTTGCATCATCGAAGCGATGAAGATGATGAACCAAATCGAAGCCGAAGTTTCCGGTACTGTTAAAGCCATTTTGGTGGAAAACGGTGAGCCCGTTGAATTCGACGAGCCTCTGTTTATCATCGAATAA
- the aroQ gene encoding type II 3-dehydroquinate dehydratase, with the protein MANPTVLLINGPNLNLLGKREPAVYGHQTLADILAGLTPKATELGITLEHVQSNAEHVLIDAIHDAMGRVDFIVINPGAFTHTSVALRDALLGVAIPFIEVHLSNVHAREPFRQHSYLSDKAVGVICGLGAQGYQFALEAAAKQLSVNLN; encoded by the coding sequence ATGGCAAATCCAACAGTACTGCTTATTAATGGCCCTAATCTTAATCTGCTGGGCAAACGCGAGCCTGCAGTCTATGGCCATCAAACCCTGGCAGATATCCTCGCCGGACTCACTCCCAAAGCAACCGAACTAGGCATTACGCTTGAGCATGTTCAGAGCAATGCCGAGCATGTGCTGATTGATGCTATCCACGACGCCATGGGGCGTGTGGATTTTATCGTCATCAACCCCGGTGCTTTTACCCATACGTCCGTGGCATTAAGGGACGCGCTGCTTGGGGTCGCCATTCCCTTCATAGAGGTGCACTTGTCGAACGTGCACGCCCGTGAACCTTTTCGCCAGCATTCCTACCTGTCTGATAAAGCGGTAGGGGTGATTTGCGGCCTGGGCGCCCAGGGATACCAATTCGCACTGGAAGCTGCTGCCAAGCAGCTGTCAGTCAATCTCAACTAA